The Methanoculleus marisnigri JR1 genome window below encodes:
- a CDS encoding DNA-methyltransferase yields the protein MRSEEINGNIFYNGDCIAGARAHIPDDSVDLIVTDPPYGINGDRLHQHYNRDEAFVVDGYVEVPASDYGEFSQRWIQEAERILRPGGSIYIVSGYTNLYHILHALRGTHLREVNHIIWRYSFGVYTSRKYVSSHYHVLFYEKPGGDRTFNLESRYGTGERGPKNGSLNYRDREDVWCINREYKPGQAKNKNELPTELLVKMIQYSSNEGDLVCDMFLGGFTTAKVAVGLNRRATGFEISERVFDLKIAELRDTRPGWLLSTLRTPETGEPANRGRPWTETDREILVSRFAALIESGETKKRAVEILGSELGRGRWAIEKMLKKRSD from the coding sequence ATGAGGTCCGAGGAGATCAACGGCAACATATTCTACAACGGCGACTGCATCGCGGGGGCAAGAGCGCATATCCCCGACGACTCGGTCGACCTGATCGTCACCGACCCTCCCTACGGCATCAACGGCGACCGGTTGCACCAGCACTACAACCGTGACGAGGCGTTCGTCGTCGACGGCTACGTCGAGGTCCCCGCATCCGATTACGGGGAGTTCAGCCAGAGGTGGATCCAGGAAGCCGAACGGATATTAAGGCCGGGCGGGTCGATCTACATCGTCTCGGGCTACACGAACCTCTACCACATCCTCCACGCGCTGCGCGGAACGCACCTTCGCGAGGTCAACCATATTATCTGGCGCTACAGTTTCGGCGTCTACACGAGCAGAAAGTACGTCTCCTCCCACTACCACGTCCTCTTCTACGAAAAACCGGGCGGCGATCGGACGTTCAACCTGGAGTCGCGCTACGGAACAGGGGAGCGGGGGCCGAAGAACGGGTCGCTGAACTACCGCGACCGTGAGGACGTCTGGTGCATCAACCGCGAGTACAAACCGGGACAGGCGAAGAACAAGAACGAACTGCCGACGGAACTGCTCGTAAAGATGATCCAGTACAGCAGCAACGAAGGCGATCTCGTCTGTGATATGTTCCTCGGCGGATTTACGACCGCAAAGGTGGCCGTCGGCCTCAACCGCCGGGCAACCGGGTTCGAGATCTCGGAGCGGGTCTTCGACCTGAAGATCGCAGAACTGCGGGATACCCGACCGGGCTGGCTGCTTTCCACGCTCCGGACACCGGAGACCGGGGAGCCGGCGAACCGGGGCAGACCCTGGACGGAGACCGACCGCGAGATCCTGGTCTCCCGGTTCGCCGCACTCATCGAGTCCGGCGAGACGAAGAAGAGGGCGGTCGAGATCCTGGGAAGTGAACTCGGCCGGGGCCGGTGGGCAATCGAGAAGATGCTGAAAAAACGGTCAGATTGA
- a CDS encoding PAS domain S-box protein, which translates to MAAILAENEALRHENAVLQSVKDAFQESEKRYRRLFEDDLTGDFLTDADGLILACNPAFVRMFGFASIEGALGTNILELYEDPRDRETLLARLQRDGKVENEGRIRKRRDGTRLHVVENVVGYFSADGELLETQGYVYDDSERKRAEEALRESEGRFRAVLENSLDAAYRRNLRADRYDYISPAIEEILGFTPEEMSAVNLEEVMERIHPDDRPPVEAELNAAAASGKGLLIYRFLTKNGEYRWLEDHLMVICDPGGRPLYRGGIVRDITGRKEAEVELARVHRDLESAHRETNLYLDILTHDIGNTENVSNLYAELLVDSIRGEAAVYVVNLKRSIAKSIEILGIVSKIRRIHAGPPELRSVDLDAVIRTEIDHFPAVPITYEGALCEVVADDLLCEVFTNLIGNAVKHGGPGVAVIVRVEEQNGEVLVTVADTGRGVPDDQKEEIFHRYERKQRGVGEGLGLYLVQILIDRYGGRIWVEDRVPGHPEEGAAFVFLLREADSVPARP; encoded by the coding sequence ATGGCAGCCATCCTGGCCGAGAACGAGGCGCTCCGGCACGAAAACGCCGTGCTGCAGTCCGTAAAGGACGCCTTCCAGGAGAGCGAGAAACGTTACCGGCGGCTCTTCGAGGACGATCTTACCGGGGACTTCCTCACCGACGCGGATGGCCTGATACTCGCCTGCAACCCGGCGTTCGTCAGGATGTTCGGGTTTGCTTCCATAGAAGGTGCACTGGGTACCAATATCCTGGAGCTCTATGAGGATCCCCGTGACCGCGAGACGCTCCTCGCACGCCTGCAGAGGGACGGAAAAGTCGAGAACGAGGGCCGGATCCGGAAGCGCCGGGACGGGACCCGCCTTCACGTCGTGGAGAACGTGGTCGGATACTTCAGCGCGGATGGCGAGCTGCTCGAGACCCAGGGTTACGTTTACGACGATTCGGAGCGCAAGCGGGCAGAGGAGGCTCTCCGGGAGAGCGAGGGTCGGTTCCGTGCGGTCCTCGAAAACTCGCTCGATGCGGCCTACCGGCGCAACCTCCGGGCGGACCGCTATGACTACATTAGCCCGGCCATCGAGGAGATCCTCGGTTTCACCCCGGAGGAGATGAGCGCGGTGAACCTTGAGGAGGTCATGGAGCGCATCCATCCCGACGACCGCCCGCCGGTCGAGGCGGAACTGAACGCTGCTGCCGCCTCAGGGAAAGGGCTCCTCATATACCGGTTTCTGACGAAAAACGGGGAATACCGCTGGCTTGAGGATCACCTCATGGTGATCTGTGATCCCGGCGGCCGGCCGCTCTACCGGGGCGGCATCGTCCGCGACATCACCGGGCGGAAGGAGGCCGAGGTGGAGCTCGCCCGGGTACACCGGGATCTCGAGTCCGCTCACCGGGAGACGAACCTCTACCTGGATATCCTGACCCACGACATCGGGAACACCGAGAACGTCTCGAACCTTTACGCCGAGCTGCTTGTCGACTCCATAAGAGGCGAGGCGGCTGTATACGTGGTGAACCTGAAGCGAAGCATAGCAAAGAGCATCGAGATCCTCGGCATCGTCTCCAAGATCCGGCGGATTCACGCAGGACCGCCCGAGCTCCGGTCGGTCGACCTCGATGCGGTTATTCGAACCGAGATCGACCACTTTCCGGCCGTCCCCATCACCTACGAGGGTGCATTGTGCGAAGTCGTTGCCGACGATCTCCTCTGCGAGGTCTTCACGAACCTGATCGGCAACGCCGTCAAGCACGGCGGCCCCGGCGTCGCCGTAATCGTCCGGGTCGAAGAGCAGAACGGCGAGGTGCTGGTGACGGTCGCGGATACCGGCCGGGGCGTCCCGGACGACCAGAAAGAGGAGATCTTTCACCGCTACGAGAGGAAGCAGCGGGGCGTGGGCGAGGGGCTCGGGCTGTACCTCGTGCAGATCCTCATCGATCGCTACGGCGGTCGGATCTGGGTGGAAGACCGGGTGCCCGGGCATCCGGAAGAGGGGGCGGCGTTTGTCTTCCTGCTCAGGGAAGCGGACAGCGTGCCGGCGCGGCCGTGA